Genomic DNA from Theobroma cacao cultivar B97-61/B2 chromosome 3, Criollo_cocoa_genome_V2, whole genome shotgun sequence:
TGGTTAGAAGAGGTAGCAACTATAAATTGTTTTACAAAATACTATGAAATAGACATACCTCCACATGTGAATAAGCAATCTATATGGGATCGAGTTTTGTGtgaatcatatatatatcctACATCTacataatcaataaaatttgatttaaatacATTTAAGTAATATCTGCCCATGTTTATTATTCCTCGAAGATGTcaagtatatgtttaatttcattttaatgcATTTGAGTTGGAGAATAACTATATCTTactaataaatttacaacGAATGATATATCAAATCATGGATTGCTAATAAGAGACATTAGTGCTCGAATTGCACTAAGATATGGTACTTTAGGATCAAgaaattcttcatcatcttcatGTGGTCGAAAAGGGTCTTTTTTCACATTTAGTAACCTTACAACTACTGGTGGACTCAATAGATATGTTTTGTCgatataaaattgttttagcacttttgttttatcatttgatttatggataaaaatttcatttgtcaGGTACACAATTTGAAGACCAaaacaaaactttgtttttccaaagtattttatcttaaattccTTCTTTAAATAACCCACAGCTTTTAATAACTCTCCAAAAGTTTCAATAATGTTCAGATTATTAACATGAACAATAATTATGACAAATTCatatctaaattattttataaaaacacatgGACATATATAAGATCATTTTTATAGCAATCttttaacaaatattcacTAAAACAATTCTATTACATGCATTCGGATTGTTTTAatctatataaatatttatttaatttgattgaataaCTTTTCCAAGAATTGTGTGTTTCAAACAACTAAAtccttcaaaaaattttatatagaTATTAATATTAAGTGAGTCATATAAATAGTTTGTAACTACATTTATTATATGTAGTTTAATCTTTTCATGTATTactaaactaattaaatataaaaagattatTACATCTACTACAAAATAACATCTCTTCATAATTAATAGCAGAtcttttagtaaaattttgtgCGCCTAACTGTCCTTTACATCACACAATCTTATTCTTAGTTGATTACGCATTTCTTTTgaccatttaattttttaattgcaCACACCCCAATCGTACGTTTAAGTCTACTGGTCAATTCCGCTAAACTCACTACAATTTTCACTTCCCACACTCCACTTAAAGCCACTCATAAGTTGCAGGTATCAAGATTTTGAGTGCagctataaaataaaaaacaaaaaccgtAGAAGttataaaaacaatttcagagaaaagaaaacaaagggagTGAAGGGGGCAATAATAATAGTTTAAAAGTGGAAGGTAGATGTCTGTAGTGTCAAATGTTTATTGGAgggtcattttttttattatttgcaaTTTGCAAATGATTTTAGTGAACAAATACGAATTGATCTCAAAAATAAGTAGAGGCCTTTCACTTTTTCACTAAAATGTGTGATCACTTGGCCAAAGGATCAATGTGTGAAAAAATCTTAAGTGGGCCATCAATATTGATTATAAGTTTATGACCTAATTAAGTGGGACAtctaatttcaatatttacTCGTTTCGTTTTTATATGTAAAGAATCTTAAGTGGGCCATCAATGCTGACTATGGGTTTATGACTTAATTAAGTGGGACatcaaatttcaatatttacTCATTtcgttttttatatttttcactcCAAAATTAATATAGATATCTCATTTTATTCGagtgtaaatatatatatatatatatatatattacaaaaaatataaaaaaaacaatttccaactattacaaaatttataatttttaaaatttattaaaaatcataaaagaaaaacatttattttttaaaattttcagtcaaataaaataaaatttttaattattagtgaTGAGGCTGATTTCAAAGCTTGGAGAGAAGGACGAATCTGACTGCTTTGCATGCtattcaaatttcatttgatCCGCGCATGctttctttcaaatttcaattagtgtttcttatatttaaatttcaagtctctctctctctctctctctcttattcTCTATCTTACTTAGAGGTGAGCAAAAAATGATCCACACCGAATGATTTGACCGATCCAAATGAAATTTGGGTAAAATTGTTCAGTTTGATTGATCTATTCAGTTCTTTGGTCTAAATGTTTCAATTCTATCGGTTTATTCTCTTGGTTctcaataaaagaaatttcaaatcGAACTaatcaaaaaatcaaacttaatatcatatatatgttatatttatataaaattttatattttttatatatatgtatgtttaataagttttttttgtttatgttggtttttattaatttatttatgtttagaTTAATTGTAtactttaaaattatgaatgaaatttatatatttcaatgtAGTAATttacaaaagataaaaatgataaaattttgattcttttggtCCCTAATTGAACTGATCGAATAAGTTTGATCTTCAATTGATTCAAtcagttttttaaaaaatttcaatccaTTCAGTTCTCGGCTATGGTACACTGAACTGATAGAACCGACCATTATAATCACAAAATCTCGTGCTAACATGCATCGATTTCTCCCTCCTTGTCTTTCTTTTCACAATATAGTTCaacttaatttttcttttatctttcccTTTGTGTTTTTACTTTTCACTCTCTTTACCCTagattttcattatttttaaacctTGTTTActttgtaaataaaatttaattttatcgtTTACTTTGTAAAGTAAAAAAACATATCAGAATAAAAAGCATCAAGTGACATGTGCCAAGCATGGTTTGATGAAAAGCTAACTAAAGGAGTACCCGCACAATGCAACGggtttgtaaaattttataaatgattgattttaaaagttttgtatataagttttaaaattacgaagtacaaaattaatcaaaaattaaacttaagtTATTTTCATTACTTGAAACAATCTCAGTATTCGTATCACAataaatatttgtttgaatTCAATAGGATCAAACACTAAAAGAAATTCTCACTTAATGTACAAAAAATATTGTTCATTGATTGTAATATTGTCCATGAAACATAGTTTGGTAATTTTTTGGGCTAATATCAACCACGAGCCCAATTGTAATTGCCTATAAGTGTTTTATCTATACACAGTCAGCATTTATACAACACAAAAATGTTTCTTCTATGTGTGAGATGTGTACAAGACAGACTCAAAAAAGATGGTGATCATATTGTAGGCCATATCAGAAACATAATATGCTACAcaatatataacaaaaaataaaaaaagaaatggtagCATATTTTTTTCACCTTATGAAGATAGATTGTATTATATGCAACCAACACTACGATAAAAGGAAGATTATATTTTAAGAAGTCTCATGAATTTTGAAACTTAATTTGTATATAAATGTAAATGTTGTGAGTGTGATTACTGTTACAAAAATTGAGTTGGTACTGCTGAGATAAGATTGTTAAAGTAACTTGGCTTTTCCATGTCCCATGCTGAAACATTAAGAAAGCAATATTTGAGATCACTCCATAAACATTTCTTCTTCAGTCTATCAAACTGTGTATTGtacaatttatcaaatttattgCAACATTGAGATTATGCAAGAGATCTTTGTCTCGTCTATTTTAAATGACACAACGACTAAGAACCATGTAAAACAAATTCATGGAAACCAAGAATAGGCCAAGTACGAACAACAGGAAAACCAAAGTGAGAGAATGAAATACAAATATTCGATAAACCAATATATATCAATAgatggaagaaaaataattttttaataaatgaaaaactcaattttagtaaacaaaattataaattttagaatgcaagaaataaataaagaaaattttttaataattaaatataataaattaaattaagaaaaacatagaaccaaataaaaaagatgaatatatatatgaaaaaactcaaatcctataaaaaaaattacacgTGTCCTTCCTCCTTGACTCAATCAATGAATAAGCCTTCTGGTTCTTTGTTCTTTAATTGCAGTCACGAGCTCAATCTTCTTCTGTCCGTCAATCGTTTCTTTAAATAACATCTTCAGTTCAGCTTTCAATAATTGGGAACAAAAAAAGGCTATCTAGGGAGGCAACTGCAACTGCTAATCAAAGTGGCTGGTGGAAGAATCAGATGTGAAGAATCGAGTTGTTGCCCTGAGTTTTGCGCTTTGGAAATTACTTATCTCTGAAAAACTTGTTGAAGTTGTTTACATATATTGAAACACCATTGGTAAACTCTCTTATGCTTTTTTCAATCTAAGAGGGAGATATATTAAAATCCAGGCTTGTCAAAGTTTGGGTAATAGGAAACTGAAACAGAAAATAGAGGGGGGGGGGTTGAGGAGTTTAATCCTCCCCATCCATGTCTTTGAAAATTGACACCAAACATAAAATTAGTATAATTGACAATCACAATTCCACACATCCTtcaaaaaacataaacataCCTCTAATTAACTAGAGCCATTTCATTTTCCTATCAAAGATCCCTGGTCCATAAGTTGAGATAAAAATCTTAACAAGAAGTGGAAACTGCAACCACACAAAGAGACCGATTGGTATGCCAGCCAGCAAAACGATCGGAATAACAATCTCTAATTGGCCCTTTACCATGATAATGACAGTTGAGGAGAAAGCTACCATCATTGCTGCAATAGAAATGAAGAGAGAGGAAAGTCCGATGATCAATTTGTTGGGCAAGGATTTTAGGAAATCATCTGCTGTATAACGTGATGTGAGGATGCCAACGAACATCAACACCGAAGTGGTCGAAGCAAAGAGAGAAATAGAATCCGATATTATGAATAtcttaaaaagtttttttcttaAGAGTAAGGGAACACCAGTGTCCTGATCAGGACCTCCGGGAACAGTAAAGAGAGCAGCAAACATAATGGTGATGATAAGAGTGCCAACAACCGTAGAGGTTTGCGCAATATCCTTCATCCATTTCTCCCCTTCTTTCACCAAATTCGCATGGCTTCGATCAAATGTTTCATAAGGAGTTTCCTCTTTTCCATTTGTATGTAGTTTAAGCATAGGTGGTATAATGCCTTCCACCTCCTGTgttcataattcatacaacCATTAAAACTTAGATGGCAAATTTTGTCCCATTTGGATTGAGAAAGGCTATAGCATAATTCGACttcaatgaaaagaaaatagttaTACATTAAAGCCAAAAGATAACTCagggttttttcctttttcatatATACTTGTTCATTAAACATGACATGCTTGAGTAAATTCTAAGGTTCATTCGTCCATGAGTTTTTCACgatatttcatttctttattaatctaaaaaacttagtttttcattcctagtcttttgaatttgtttcAAATATATCTATTTATCAACTTGCTGAGAGAAGTATATTGAGGACAGAATTTATCACATGTATGTTCATCTAAGTGGCACATGTTAAATTTTGTCCATATGTTTCTTATGTTAATGGCATATTAACACAGTTTGAAACAAATTCAAGAGATCGTGAATGAAAAAACTGAATTTTTAgatcataaattaaattaaacattatGAAAACATTAGGCAATTTACCTTGTAACACcttaaatttaatcatttaattttaaaaattttcaataaactttaatttttatgactCCATTGCATCATGAACTTTTATGCACGTACTGCAGCTAAAACATGCAACTGAttatatagacatatagttAGATAATTGTGTGCACTACGTTGAAGGAGATATGAAAattgagagaaagagaaaaaaaatgtaataatctttattattagttctatttttaatatttcatttttcattcttttatttttatttctaaaaataaaaatagatagATAAGGTCATATTAAatctttctaattttttttcttatttgtgtgtgtgtgtgcgtgaataatttaaaaaatatataatttgagacattttcatattatatgtttattaaaaatatcGCTTGTAATATATgattgaattattattttttaaataacattatgtgatttaacttttaaaagttaaatatctTATAAAAGCTAATTGTTGAATCTTTTTGCATTATTTGTTTTGTCAAattatttctttcctttttcataaagataaaaaaaggtaaataaaatttttcttctttcccctAGATGAAGGATTTAAAAAgtagttataatttttaaaagcacattttaaaaaatcattgaagtattattcttaataatttatttaacatttttagtaattatttatcattttaccccaaCAAGTGTCCGTTAAGTTTTGTTGCATGCATATTAAATAGCATTAAAACTTACAAATGGAATATAAGTATTTCATTCAATCAGGCTACTGATAGTAGATTTTAAAACatgtataaatttttattttaatttatattttcaaatattattctATTAAGATgttgctttcttcttttaagcCAAAGAAAAGCAAAGAGAAACTCTAAGTACGTGTAGACAAAGCAGCCAACAAGTTGAAGTAATCAATCGGACaagttaaagaaagaaatgaaagcgAGAAGATGCAAATTTGTAGCAATTTTTTGCATTTGCATTTGCAGATGAGGAATtataaaagagagagagagagagatgatgACCTTGAACCATTGTAGTTCTCTTTGCATTTGCAGAGCTGCTCCTGAGATTTGTTGAAGTTTAACCTGAGATTCGGGTGATAGTTCCCCTGCCAAATGTAACATATTACTGTCGTTCTTATCACAGAAAGGAATAAAATTATACTTGGCAGTATCAAGCCCATATATGAGGCCAAAAACATTTTCTTGTCGGTGTGCAATTGCAATATGGAATATGCTTCTTAGGTCCGAGTCAAGAGTCATCAATAAATCTATATTAGATTTAACGATTTCAACTATGAACTCCGTTATCCCCCACCGAGCAGCGTTCAAGATTGCTTCACGCACTACTGAAAGTTGACTGGTTTCTGTAGTTATCGTCTTAGACATCAAAAGCAGAATCTCATGGGCATATACGTGGGCCTGCTTTAAATCATATATTTGCTTGATTCCTACATAAATAGATATAGGTTTTAACTAATTACTATAATTGAAGAAATGGTTGTTATGGCAAgagttgaaatatatatatatatatagaaacaaacaaaaaacgCCCTTAAGTGCTCAAGGAACTTACCAAAGAATTTTAAGAGATTTGACCACAATCCAAGTAGCTGCCCTGCAACTGCACAATTTAACCCATTTTCTGATTTAGACACACCAATGTAAAGAAGATAAAGTTTGAGAAACTTGAGGCTATAATTTATTCGTTGAAGATTTGAGTGAggataaaatggaaaaatttaaatttgagattccaatttcttcatcattgttttctttaattgtctaaaaaatttaaagatttttttttatatacataGGATCTCTTCTACCCTTACAAAATCTTCTCATCTtacaaatatttgaatatgaGATCTTCAAGttgaaatcttaaattttaattttaagatgTCTCAATGAGAAAAGAAACTCAAACAAAAAGTTAGAGCCGACCGAACTAGAGCTTCGGTAAGAAGTGTTGTTCAAGTAGAACTGTTTCTAAATGTATTGTAAAGAGAAACTGAAACAGCGTTTGGGAAACTTAACGCATAAGTGCTATAAAATGTACAAAACTATTTgatcatattttaattttttttataaatgaaaagctcaattttattaaacaaaattataaattttagagtgcaagaaataaataaagaaaattttgtattacttaaaaataataaatcaaattaaattaagaaaaacatagaaccaaataaaaaagatgactatatatatgaaaaaaaatataattctctctataattttataaattattgaagAATAAAGTAAGAATATAGTGAAGTCtcattaaatatttgttattGCTCATTAGCacttttttttagaaaaaaattgatctATAACTTTGTCAGAAAACTCAAGCAGACTTCTCACATAagctaaaatttttataaattttgagaGTTTAACGCTTGTACTTTTGCAGTAGAAAAACTCTTCCATAAACTGAGTCGAATACCCactcatatatttttattatgtgatttcctttttatgtgaaacttcatttcttttccaccAATCAAATGCATAATcctttttttgtaaaatgaaacttgatttttttttttatggttaaagATCTTATATTCGAATCTTGGAAAGGGGAAAGTAAGGTTCATAAGATAGGAAAGATGTAAATATCTCTCTTTGTGTgaatgtgtgtgtatataaaaatatcatgcaCCAATCAATGAACTAAATATTcaagtacatatatatatatatatatatatatattacagaAGAAACcttctaaaataaaaagaaattttttattatcaacaAACCAAATATTGTTAAGGAATGAAGTGTTCTgtaattcaaatcataaagtGGAAAATACCTTGCATCCCAAAgtttttagtttcttttcgATCTTGTAGTTCGTAAGTATTTATACGAAAATCGTCTCCACTAGACGGTTGTTTCACCTTTAAACCTGCAACAACAATGAACTATTTTAATATTGTTGTTAGATTATATTGTGATGTATTATACAtacaccatttttttttttttatgcttaggtgcaaactcatttattctttaaatgTCTTCTGCACTTTCTTGTCTACATTAAACTACATGAATAATAACTTTActtgtttataaaattaaaattgtcaaatgggaaaagataaagaacaaataataacttttgacttatttatcaatttttggtgaaatataatttgtaaaaaggATTATCTTAATCATTAGAGAAATTAGATTGAAAACTAATGTAatagaagaagagagaagtgATACTGACAAGAATAGATCCAGCGTTGCCAAAATGAGAGCCGATTGCCACTAGGGAATGCAGAAGGTTGAGAGGATAATATTGAAACAGCATTCAATCCATTTTTGGTTTCAGCAAATGCTAAGTTTGGATGATCACGGAGCAGATGCCAGACAACATCTGGTgaaataatattgaaaaaaattatatacgCCGTGGCAAGATACATTAAATAAAGAACTGTACAACCATGTCACTCTTACCAAACCATTTGTAACGAATACATTCAACGACCAGCCCCGCTGAATAACATTCATTTCCTTGTGAGAGTAGAAATTCTCGAGGAGTCATGTTGTATAGATAGTGAGTCATATCTTTATGGCCTATCCAACAAGCATAATTAAGTGGAATTTCTCCACCGTTATCCGGAGTAGTGAGTAATTGCTTCTCCTTTCTGATCAAGCTTTGGGCAACCTTGGCGTTTTCAGATGACATGGCAACATAGTGAAGAGCTGTGCGACCATAGAAATCTCGCTTTTTCAGGTATTGATTTGACATTGTGTTTAGCAATCCGTTAATCATTTCCAATTGACCTTCGAAGATTGCGAAGTGAAGGGTGGTCTGACCGGAGCCTGGAATTTCAGTATTGGCAAAATGCGGGTGGGCATTCAATAGATTCTTTGTGGCTTCCAAATCACATCTCTTAACAGCCTCGAGGAAGGCCAAAATACGAGTGCGTTCAACATCTCCAACTGCTGCCACAAcacaaaattgttttttttttttttatattgcgACCTATCGCACCGCACAACATTGTCATTCGAGTACTATGCTAAAGACTGGTAATCTTTTTAATGTGATAGTTTTTTGGAAAGCTGCATTTTCATTTCGTAAACAGACATATGCATAACACTTAGGTTGAACAACTTTAGATTTTGTATAATGACGCTAACATCActataatatgaaaattttcatgaaaaagttATAACTACTGAacctatatttttttattacttatttactcttatttttttctttaacgTATAACGTACGAAAAGAtcctttaacaaaaaattcaaataattttttatacttttattacatttaatcaattttttatatttttatttaaaatcagATAAGCCTTTATattaatagttgattaattatcattattcaAAATGTCACTTGTCATTCAcgaaatataaaatgacaagtgatattttcactaattcaacaattaattataaaaacttatttcactctaaataaaagtatatgacCTTagattgaacaaaataaaagaataaggatTTAAATTGATAATCCTTCTCAACTTTTTCTCTATCCAATCAATTTCAAGGTTTGCTCCTTCcgtcaaaaaaatcttaaaaaagaTGGGAGAACATAGGGGGATGACCGACCAAAGGCCGCTGGAGATACTTCACTCTATTTACGTTGATAACTTGAGCAAAAGGTTTTACGGACTGCACTCAAAGGAGTTGTTGAGACATATAAACGAGTGATGGATGTTTATATACCAAGGTGGAGCATccagaagaaaaggaaggctACAAactttgttttcatcaagtaTCGGGAGGAGTACGAAATGCTAACCACAATAAGATGGAAGGATCAGAAAAGGATCAATGGTGGGTTATAATGCTGAAGAATGATAAAAAGAGAGTGAGAGCAGTGAGAACGGGAGGAATAAAGTTCAAAGCACCGATTTATCTCCAAATACCTGGATGGTAGGTATTTTAAAGTGGTGGTTATAGGTGAAAGTAGCAGAAGAAACATCATGGAGGAAGGGATATAGGGCAAGAAGATTAGCAAAAAGGTGAGCAAGCATGTCGAGCAAATGAAGTAGAGCTAGGAATCTAAGTTTGGAAAAGTGCACGGGAACAGGAACCAGACTAAGCCAAGGCTCATAAAAGACATGGCAAAAGAATAACAATCAAAACAACAGTTCCTGAGGAAGAAATGGCATTGGTGAAGTGCAGTGCAGTGGGGAGATCGAGAACAAAAATTTCATGCAATGTCATCCAATGGGGCTTGTTTGCTGAAGGCATTTCAGCTCAAGTTAGGGTGCTTGAAAGTATGGCAGTGCTTGTCACATTCAGGGATAAAGATGATATGGAAGTGCTGCTGGAGAAATACCTTGAACTATTTAAGGTGTGGTTCGAAGCATTGTCTCCTTATTCAACTGTCTGTAAAGCGAGACAGGTAAGGGTATTGGTTTGGTTGAGTGAAGTCCTACTTTACACTTGCCACAATAATATGTTTCGGCTAATAAAAGAACGTTGGGTTAAGTTCATTGCGGTAGATAAAAGCACGTACAGAAGGGAAAGATTTGACCAAGCTTTTATGTTAGTGGAGGCTAACAGCATATTAGAGACACCGGCAAGGGCAAGCATTGAAGCAGAAAGAATTGTGTTTATTGTTTGCGTTAGTATTGTCGGGGTGGAAGATAAGTGCTCATTAGAACAATACTTGAAAGACAAGAAGGAAATGAAAGTGGGAGGCAAGAAGACATAAATCATGGAGTCACGAAGCATTGGGAGAGAACAAAGGAGTCATCAGACGTGGGAAGGGTGTCGAGAAGCAGAAGTCTTGTCAAGAGATTTCAAAATACAAGGCCACATTTGATCtgtagaatagaataaaatacgGTAAAACACTTAGACTCTTTTAACTTTTAGTcgtaattaaattaattaatttttgaaataaacagtccgttaaaaaatgtaaacactattaatagaaaaaatgaaaaaattaaaatattttttttctttctctttttttctctcaaataATGTAATCAGCGAACAATGCCCATTCGCTGGCCGACCACCTAAGGAAAGAGAACATCGATCAGGTGCTCCCCAAGGGAAGGGAGCACACTTGGAAGCACTGATCTGATGCTCCCCTACATTGGGAGGACCAGATCGGTGCTCCTTCTAGATTAGTGCTcccttaaatttttttttacaaaaaaattgtataatagtaatttttaaaattaataaaaagtaaaattattttttcaatattaccACGTCATCAAATTAACGGAAACATTATGTTAATTAACAGTTGGACATATGTGTCTAAcggaagattttttttaagacgGAGTGTCCATTTTAAAAACTAGTTGAGCCATCTGGAATTCTAATTAAAACTTAGGGAGATCAACATATTTTACCCAATAAAATAAGTATTTTATGGAAATATAATAAGATAGGAATATAATAGAAAtgttattatataatttggcTGACAAAATGGAATAAGGTACTAATGGCTATTATAACTTATCATAATGTTTGActggtaaaaataattttagaataaagaAGGAATAGatgataaaaagataaaagtattttctaaatattaataatttataatttattttaaatattaataatttataattcaaatattaatattttacaatatgaatattttttttataatttaatattaacattttaaaatatcaatattttatttataaattaaatattataataattaaaatattaataattttaattaattttaaattttcaagtattaattttttataatatataattaaaaacttaaactttTTAGTataatatgatttattttcaacaaacaaaaatagcttttatataatttagtaaaatttatacCATAAGacaaaattaagtaaatttataattttttaattttttaatttaaaatattaattttttatagttaataattaaaatttaaacttttttattttaatttttttttcctttcttcttctctgttGGTGTCGATCTAACGCACTATGTGACTGAATTTGACCACTAAGGCGCTAAATCGACGTTTCTTACAATCGAATACAGCCAGGAAGTGCCAGATCCGACACTTTTCAACCCTAGATCAGATTGTGAACCCTAGATTTGATGGCTCCTAGATCGGATTTGGTCAGAGAGTACTAGATTGATACTTTTTGACCATATTTGACCTTGGAATCTTTGTCATTGCCATCGCCAACTTGGAGGTTAAACAGAGAAACAGAGGCAAGAAtgggaagagagagaaagattaaggaaaaatgagaagaaaaagaaagtaatttttcaaatttataaaGGGTAATTTAGTTCTTAGAATTTTGGAGGCTATTCCAACAAGAATGAAAATAGCAAATATCATTGTGGGGGTTGGGATTagttaaactttattttttggtgATTTTGACATTTGCCAACCAAATGAGGGAAAAAATAAGATATGGAACAAGGTATAATTGGGTGAAACTATTGGAGTtagaaataaacaaaataaccTTTCCAAGGAGCTCATATTGCATTTATTACTTTTGTTTTAGCTAAAATCAGCTCTTCATGTTTTACATTGGGTCCATAGCTCACAAAGGGGCAGCCttactatttattatttaatacgtcttaacaaaaattatttaaaatataaaaaataactcaTTGTATACTTTTAAATATCATgtcatttttaaaacattttaactctctaaaaatatctttttaggTATAATACCCAATACTCAGAAAAAACTCAAATCACACATTCCACAACATTCTCCCCAACACTTTTCAACGTACGTGCGTTTTTTCAACCTCAAAAACAAAGCCAAATTAGGCCTAAGTATAGTATAATTTGACAACTGTTGATCGAAATTATTctgaaattttaagtttttagcATTTCATCAAACCATACTTGTGATCACATGTCACTTGATCT
This window encodes:
- the LOC18507101 gene encoding ankyrin repeat-containing protein At3g12360, which gives rise to MSKTITTETSQLSVVREAILNAARWGITEFIVEIVKSNIDLLMTLDSDLRSIFHIAIAHRQENVFGLIYGLDTAKYNFIPFCDKNDSNMLHLAGELSPESQVKLQQISGAALQMQRELQWFKEVEGIIPPMLKLHTNGKEETPYETFDRSHANLVKEGEKWMKDIAQTSTVVGTLIITIMFAALFTVPGGPDQDTGVPLLLRKKLFKIFIISDSISLFASTTSVLMFVGILTSRYTADDFLKSLPNKLIIGLSSLFISIAAMMVAFSSTVIIMVKGQLEIVIPIVLLAGIPIGLFVWLQFPLLVKIFISTYGPGIFDRKMKWL
- the LOC18603951 gene encoding uncharacterized protein LOC18603951, yielding MEAHNVCSSAIVAQVLTGEDNYENWRACIKNYLWVRDLWDVVEQTSEPSQQEDEAEFMAWSKRNVSALHAIQISCDPIMLSHIRNMTSAKDAWNTLAQVCQLPMPQDAPQITEDAPQITEDAPQIIEDAPQIVEDAPQITEDAPQIVEDAPQITEDAPQITEDAPQITEDAPQITEDAPQITEDAPQITEDAPQITEDAAQIPAVGDVERTRILAFLEAVKRCDLEATKNLLNAHPHFANTEIPGSGQTTLHFAIFEGQLEMINGLLNTMSNQYLKKRDFYGRTALHYVAMSSENAKVAQSLIRKEKQLLTTPDNGGEIPLNYACWIGHKDMTHYLYNMTPREFLLSQGNECYSAGLVVECIRYKWFDVVWHLLRDHPNLAFAETKNGLNAVSILSSQPSAFPSGNRLSFWQRWIYSCQYHFSLLLLH